One window from the genome of Cricetulus griseus strain 17A/GY chromosome 2, alternate assembly CriGri-PICRH-1.0, whole genome shotgun sequence encodes:
- the LOC118238429 gene encoding MLV-related proviral Env polyprotein-like, with protein MDRTPHSKSFKDKTLSYTLLLIGCLFTPHVATNPHRVYNITWKIANLGTGEIANLSTYIGTLHDGFPPLYVDLCDLVGSDWDPSDQEPFPGYGCHHPGGRIGTRSKDFYVCPGHKPTHGCGGPQEGYCARWGCETTGEAYWKPSSSWDFITLKRREIPGYAGKGPWRCGQRACGPCYDSAGGGGFQGATPGGKCNPLILRFTDAGKRTTWDSPKVWGLRLHRAGKDPVTLFSLYRQITPLSQQSVGPNIVIADQRSPTHFQVPKPPTVPKAITPTPGAVTFSPTPDALNIEITRDPPGTRDRLLQLIQGVYQALNFSDPNKTQECWLCLVSRPPYYEGVAILGNYSNQTSAPTSCGAAMQHKLTISEVSGKGLCIGRIPSSHQELCNQVEPLSQDSRYLVAPYGTYWACSTGLTPCVSTTVLNTTIDFCILIELWPKVTYHQPEYVYSVLEKSTRYKREPISFTVALLLGGITMGGIAAGIGTGTVALQGINHFKLLQQAMHTDIQVLEESVSALEKSLTSLSEVVLQNRRGLDLLFLQEGGLCAALKEECCFYADHTGIVRDSMAKLRERLKQRQQLFESQQGWFEGWFAKSPWLTTLISTLMGPLVILFLILIFGPCILNKLTQFIRERLSVVQALVLTQQYHQLKQIDPEYLETSE; from the coding sequence ATGGACCGCACACCGCACTCAAAATCCTTTAAAGATAAGACTCTCTCGTACACCCTCCTGTTGATTGGTTGTCTGTTTACCCCCCATGTAGCAACTAACCCCCACAGGGTTTATAATATCACCTGGAAAATAGCCAATCTAGGGACCGGGGAAATAGCCAACCTCAGCACTTATATAGGGACTCTACATGATGGGTTCCCTCCTCTCTATGTCGACCTATGTGACTTAGTAGGGTCTGATTGGGATCCCTCTGACCAGGAACCATTCCCAGGGTACGGATGCCACCACCCTGGGGGAAGGATAGGAACAAGAAGCAAGGATTTTTATGTTTGCCCCGGCCATAAACCAACTCATGGCTGCGGGGGGCCGCAGGAAGGGTACTGTGCAAGATGGGGATGTGAAACCACAGGGGAGGCTTACTGGAAACCCTCTTCCTCTTGGGATTTCATCACTCTCAAACGGAGGGAGATCCCAGGGTACGCAGGGAAAGGACCATGGAGATGTGGGCAAAGAGCCTGCGGACCTTGTTATGATAGTGCCGGAGGGGGAGGTTTTCAAGGCGCCACCCCCGGAGGAAAATGCAACCCTCTCATCCTAAGGTTCACAGATGCTGGAAAAAGAACTACTTGGGATAGTCCTAAGGTCTGGGGACTCAGGCTGCACCGAGCAGGGAAAGATCCGGTGACTTTATTCTCCCTGTACAGACAAATTACTCCCCTAAGCCAACAATCAGTTGGGCCAAACATAGTAATAGCGGACCAGAGATCCCCAACCCATTTTCAAGTCCCTAAACCCCCTACCGTTCCTAAAGCTATCACTCCTACACCAGGTGCTGTcaccttctcccccaccccagatgCCCTAAACATCGAGATAACCAGAGACCCTCCAGGTACCAGAGATAGATTATTACAATTAATCCAAGGAGTTTACCAAGCCTTAAATTTTTCAGACCCCAACAAGACTCAGGAATGCTGGTTATGCCTAGTTTCCCGGCCCCCATATTATGAAGGCGTGGCAATACTGGGCAACTACTCCAACCAGACCTCAGCACCTACCAGTTGCGGAGCTGCTATGCAGCACAAGCTCACAATATCTGAGGTCTCAGGAAAGGGGCTATGCATAGGCAGGATTCCTTCCTCACATCAAGAATTATGTAACCAAGTAGAGCCATTATCTCAGGACAGCCGATACCTTGTTGCCCCTTATGGAACTTATTGGGCTTGCAGTACTGGGTTGACTCCCTGTGTCTCTACCACTGTTCTCAACACCACCattgacttttgtatattgatagaACTTTGGCCCAAAGTCACATACCACCAACCTGAATATGTTTACAGCGTACTAGAGAAATCAACCCGATATAAGAGGGAGCCAATATCCTTTACCGTGGCCCTATTATTAGGAGGAATAACAATGGGGGGCATAGCAGCCGGCATAGGGACCGGAACCGTTGCCCTACAGGGAATTAATCATTTTAAGCTTCTACAACAAGCCATGCACACGGATATCCAGGTCCTAGAAGAGTCAGTCAGTGCACTCGAGAAATCCTTAACATCACTCTCTGAGGTGGTCCTGCAAAACAGACGGggattagatttattatttttacaggaAGGGGGGCTATGTGCTGCCCTCAAGGAAGAATGCTGCTTTTATGCAGATCATACAGGAATAGTTAGGGATAGCATGGCCAAACTTAGGGAGAGGCTAAAACAGAGGCAACAGCTATTTGAGTCTCAACAAGGATGGTTCGAGGGATGGTTCGCTAAATCCCCCTGGTTGACTACCCTTATATCCACGCTCATGGGACCTCTGGTTATTCTATTTTTGATCCTCATATTTGGTCCCTGCATTCTGAACAAACTGACTCAATTCATCAGAGAACGACTATCTGTTGTACAGGCTTTAGTCTTAACTCAACAATATCATCAGCTAAAGCAAATAGATCCAGAGTATCTAGAGACCTCTGAATGA